The following proteins come from a genomic window of Macadamia integrifolia cultivar HAES 741 chromosome 14, SCU_Mint_v3, whole genome shotgun sequence:
- the LOC122060612 gene encoding protein SIEVE ELEMENT OCCLUSION B-like codes for MSTLIKTLSSYSWDAKVVLVMAAFAVTYGEFFLLLEGVGANKSKPLETLRSVIKAMVNLIDCIVNFSKLPNQESLDQSVVETTVYWIIRSAVACVPQFFGFLGMGYEYTLSRIENEELFKLLKNLNVSHRHLKEELDRYQQSIDKMKLSAEYEALVQLFATTHIHNIEILNALIKTKDGLPPLFQISTQQRDFTLSRSLSLSLSTDQFLPHLATSTIRIKI; via the exons ATGTCGACACTGATCAAGACGCTGTCAAGCTACTCCTGGGATGCGAAGGTGGTTCTGGTCATGGCTGCCTTTGCCGTCACCTACGGTGAGTTCTTCTTATTGCTGGAAGGGGTGGGGGCGAACAAATCAAAGCCACTGGAGACGCTGAGAAGCGTCATCAAGGCCATGGTCAACCTGATCGACTGCATCGTCAATTTCAGCAAGCTCCCAAACCAGGAGTCCCTCGACCAATCGGTTGTCGAAACTACTGTTTACTGGATCATCAGGAGCGCCGTCGCCTGTGTGCCACAGTTCTTCGGCTTCCTCGGCATGGGTTACGAGTATACTCTATCGAGAATTGAGAACGAGGAGTTGTTCAAGTTATTGAAGAATCTCAATGTTAGTCATCGCCACCTTAAAGAGGAACTTGATCGTTACCAACAGTCCATTG ATAAGATGAAATTATCCGCAGAATATGAAGCGCTTGTGCAACTCTTCGCAACAACCCACATTCACAACATAGAGATTCTCAATGCCTTGATCAAGACCAAAGATGGTCTACCGCCGCTCTTCCAAATCTCCACCCAGCAACGGGATTTtactctctctcgctctctctctctctctctctcaactgaTCAGTTCCTACCACATTTGGCTACTTCTACTATTAGAATTAAAATATAG
- the LOC122061554 gene encoding leucine-rich repeat receptor-like serine/threonine/tyrosine-protein kinase SOBIR1, with protein MASPIFQFHHLYLLLLVVVRLVFVIDASLVLHNSDFHALSALWTSLGFPTQLGISASGNPCYDTEGIYCQRKTSTEWPLVLRVTGIVLDSQGLNGSLSPVIGQLSELKELSLSNNNLVDHIPPQIVECKKLEVLNLQNNRFSGEVPSEVSSLVRIRSLDLSSNRFSGDLSFLKYFPNLENLSLADNLFTGRVPKSLRSFRNLRYLNLSGNNYLQDSQVPSLNQLKTRSNLPRRYKFTENSLNSNHSNSAVAPSPSSARKSNHSNSNAQAPSTSVSSPALKHHKHKRKLKGWLFGFLAGVAAGLVSGLMLTFLFKVLLVCIRSRIKDSGPVIFSPLIKDAEAIAFLEKEDGLSSLEIIGKGGCGEVYKAELPGSNGKIIAIKRIIQPQPMEQTDLDEEDSKALNKKLRQIRSEIQTVGQIRHRNLLPLLAHVPRVDCHLLVYEYMKNGSLHDALGQVSAGVRELGWKVRHRIALGIAAGLEYLHMNHSPRIIHRDLKPANILLDDDMEARIADFGLAKAVPEADTHVTTSNVAGTVGYISPEYHQTFKFTDKCDIYSFGVILAVLVIGKLPSDDFFQRTDEMSLVKWLRNVMTSENPRRAIDEKLLGNGYEDQMLLVLKIACFCTVDNPKERPNSKDIRCMLSQVKS; from the coding sequence ATGGCTTCTCCTATCTTCCAGTTTCATCATCTCTATCTCCTTCTCCTGGTTGTAGTTCGTCTTGTCTTTGTCATCGACGCTAGTTTAGTTCTCCACAATTCGGATTTCCATGCTCTCTCCGCACTCTGGACCAGCTTAGGTTTCCCAACTCAACTCGGTATTTCAGCTTCAGGAAATCCTTGTTATGATACCGAAGGTATCTACTGCCAGAGGAAAACCTCCACAGAGTGGCCGCTGGTTCTTCGAGTAACTGGAATCGTCTTGGACTCTCAAGGCCTCAACGGATCTCTCTCTCCCGTTATCGGACAACTGTCGGAGCTGAAAGAGCTCTCCCTGTCCAACAACAACCTCGTTGACCATATTCCTCCTCAAATAGTTGAGTGCAAGAAACTAGAGGTCTTAAACCTCCAGAATAACCGGTTCTCCGGCGAAGTCCCATCGGAGGTTTCATCTCTGGTACGTATCCGGTCGCTTGATCTCTCTTCGAATAGATTCTCAGGTGATCTAAGCTTCTTAAAGTATTTCCCCAATCTAGAGAATCTCTCCCTCGCCGACAATCTATTTACGGGAAGAGTACCAAAATCGCTTCGTTCTTTTCGAAATCTCAGATACTTGAACCTCTCCGGGAATAATTATCTCCAAGACTCCCAAGTTCCATCTCTGAATCAGCTAAAGACCAGAAGTAATCTCCCCAGGCGTTACAAATTCACCGAGAATTCCTTAAACAGTAACCACAGCAACTCCGCAGTCGCACCATCACCATCGTCGGCCAGGAAATCCAATCACTCAAATTCCAATGCTCAAGCTCCATCTACCTCAGTGTCGTCTCCGGCACTCAAACaccacaagcacaaaagaaagtTAAAAGGTTGGTTGTTCGGATTCTTAGCCGGCGTTGCAGCGGGATTGGTATCGGGATTGATGTTGACCTTCCTTTTTAAGGTTCTATTGGTTTGTATCAGAAGCAGAATAAAAGATTCCGGTCCTGTAATCTTCAGTCCCTTGATCAAGGATGCCGAGGCCATAGCTTTTCTAGAGAAAGAAGACGGCCTTTCATCGTTGGAGATCATCGGAAAAGGAGGTTGCGGAGAAGTTTACAAGGCGGAGCTTCCAGGAAGCAACGGCAAGATTATAGCCATCAAGAGGATAATTCAACCTCAGCCCATGGAACAGACAGATCTCGACGAAGAAGACAGCAAGGCCCTTAATAAGAAGCTGAGGCAGATCCGGTCTGAAATCCAAACCGTCGGGCAGATCCGACACCGGAATCTGCTGCCTCTCTTAGCCCACGTACCCCGGGTGGACTGTCACCTACTGGTCTATGAGTACATGAAGAATGGGAGCCTACATGATGCGTTAGGCCAGGTGTCAGCTGGGGTCAGGGAATTAGGGTGGAAGGTGAGACACCGAATCGCCCTTGGAATCGCTGCCGGTTTGGAATATTTACACATGAACCATAGTCCACGAATCATCCACAGGGACTTGAAGCCTGCAAATATACTCTTGGACGATGATATGGAGGCCCGGATCGCAGATTTCGGGTTGGCCAAAGCCGTACCCGAGGCCGATACTCACGTGACAACTTCCAACGTGGCAGGGACTGTGGGGTATATATCACCGGAGTATCACCAAACCTTCAAGTTCACGGACAAGTGTGACATTTATAGTTTCGGGGTGATACTGGCAGTTCTGGTGATTGGGAAGCTGCCGTCCGATGACTTCTTCCAACGGACGGATGAGATGAGCCTGGTGAAGTGGCTGAGGAACGTGATGACGTCAGAGAATCCAAGAAGAGCCATTGATGAGAAGCTGTTAGGGAATGGATATGAGGATCAGATGCTACTTGTTCTCAAGATCGCTTGCTTCTGCACCGTAGATAATCCCAAGGAGAGGCCCAATAGCAAGGATATCCGCTGCATGCTCTCTCAAGTTAAGTCCTAA